A single genomic interval of Mucilaginibacter boryungensis harbors:
- a CDS encoding homoserine dehydrogenase: protein MSKKLKIGLFGFGVVGQGLYDIIRTKNLNIEIVKIAIKDPTKKRTLPPELFTTDKDELLNNPEINTIVELINDTEAAYDIVSTALKTGRNVVSASKKMLAIYLQELIDLQHQYGTSLLYEASVCGSIPIIRNLEEYYDNELLHSISGIFNGSSNYILSKGYNENMDYDTALKLAQDLGFAETDPTLDVGGFDAKYKLVIAAAHAYGVVVKPEKVLNVGIQNLHANDLQYAREKKLKIKLVPVAKELDDQHVTMFVLPKFVNEHEFLYNVDYEYNCVTVQAAFADQQFFYGKGAGGHPTGSAVLSDIAALRYDYQYEYKKAHNKKDLRFTNNVELNIYLRYEDDDLVEALQFEYIHERFYSGNYKFVTGKINLQNLIDNQHRISNSKAFVAFANQLTGVSLATAAKQTAEVL from the coding sequence ATGAGCAAAAAACTTAAAATTGGACTTTTTGGCTTTGGCGTTGTTGGCCAGGGCTTATACGATATTATCCGCACTAAAAACCTGAATATTGAGATCGTTAAGATCGCCATTAAAGATCCTACAAAGAAACGTACCCTGCCACCGGAGCTTTTCACGACCGATAAAGATGAGTTATTGAATAACCCGGAGATAAATACGATTGTTGAATTAATAAACGATACGGAAGCGGCATATGATATCGTATCTACCGCTTTAAAAACCGGGCGCAACGTTGTATCAGCCAGTAAAAAAATGCTGGCGATTTATTTGCAGGAATTAATTGACCTGCAACATCAATACGGTACATCATTATTGTACGAAGCTTCCGTGTGCGGTAGTATTCCGATAATCCGTAATCTGGAGGAGTATTATGATAACGAACTGCTGCACTCTATCAGCGGCATATTCAACGGTTCATCTAATTACATCCTATCAAAGGGCTATAATGAGAATATGGATTATGATACCGCGCTTAAGCTGGCACAGGACCTTGGTTTTGCCGAAACTGACCCAACGCTTGACGTTGGTGGGTTTGACGCCAAGTATAAGCTGGTGATAGCAGCCGCGCACGCCTATGGTGTAGTGGTGAAACCAGAGAAAGTGCTCAATGTAGGTATCCAAAACCTACACGCAAACGACTTGCAATATGCGCGGGAAAAGAAACTGAAGATTAAACTGGTGCCTGTTGCTAAAGAGTTGGATGACCAACATGTTACTATGTTTGTGTTACCTAAGTTTGTGAATGAACACGAATTTCTTTACAATGTAGATTACGAATACAATTGTGTTACCGTACAGGCGGCTTTTGCCGATCAGCAATTCTTTTATGGAAAAGGCGCCGGCGGCCATCCTACCGGCTCCGCTGTGTTATCAGATATCGCAGCCTTGCGCTATGATTATCAATATGAGTATAAAAAGGCGCACAATAAAAAGGACTTGCGGTTTACTAATAACGTAGAACTCAATATTTACCTGCGTTATGAAGATGACGACCTGGTTGAAGCACTACAGTTTGAATATATTCATGAACGCTTTTATTCAGGTAATTACAAGTTTGTTACCGGGAAGATCAACCTACAAAACCTGATAGATAATCAACACCGTATATCAAATAGCAAGGCCTTTGTGGCTTTTGCCAATCAGCTAACAGGGGTTAGTTTAGCCACAGCGGCAAAACAAACGGCTGAAGTTCTTTAG